The following nucleotide sequence is from Candidatus Methylomirabilota bacterium.
GGCTTGGCCACGATCACTCGGATCTTCCGCTCAGTCACACTGACCCCTTTCGAGCGCGGGCTTCGCCCGCGCAACCCTTGGGGGAGGACTCGGAGGGGGCCGCCGCGGCCCCCTCCGACGAAACCCGGGCTTGGCCACGATCACTCGGATCTTCCGCTCAGTCACGACGCTGCCTTCGAGCGCGGGCTTCGCCCGCGCAATCCCGGGGGAGGATTCGGAGGGGGCCGTCGAGGCCCCCTCCGACCTTAGTCATGGTCCTGGCCGGCGAGCACGGACCGCAGCTTCTCACCGACCTTCATGATCTGGTTTCGGTCGCCGGGCACGAGCTTCCAGTCGAAGCCCTTGTTGTCGTTCGTCCAGCGCGGGATCAGATGGAAGTGGAAGTGCGGCACCGACTGGAACGCCGCCGCCCCGTTGGCCTGCAGGACGTTGAGCCCATCGGGCTTCACCGCCCGCAGCAGGGCCATGGCCACCCGCTTGGCCGTGGCGATGGCCGCCATCAAGTCTTCCTCGTCGGCGTCGAAGATGGTGGGCGCGTGCGCCTTGGGCGCCACCAGGCAGTGCCCGGAGTTCAACGGATTGATGTCCATGAAGCAGAGCGTCCGCTCATCCTCGTAGATCTTCAGCGACGGAACTTGTCCATCCCGGATCTTGCAGAACACGCACTCGCTCATCGTGCTATACCTCCACGGTCCAGCCGTGGCTGTCGGGTGCCGTCCCGTACTGGATCCCGACGATCGCGTCGTACAGGCGCTGGGTCAGCTCGCCGATTTTGCCGCCGTTGATGACGATCTGCTCGCCCCGGTAGGCCAGCTCGCCCACCGGCGAGATGACGGCGGCGGTGCCGGTGCCCCACACCTCCCGCAGGGTACCGTTCTTGGCCGCGGCCCGCACCTCGTCCATGGCGATCTGGCGCTCGGAGACCCACAGCCCCCACTCGCGCATCAGCGTGAGCGCCGAGTCGCGGGTGACGCCGGGCAGGATCGTCCCCGCCGTGAGCGGCGGCGTGACCACCTCGTCGCCCACCCGCAGCATGATGTTCATCGTGCCGACCTCGTCCAGGTACTTCCGCTCGCGCCCGTCGAGCCAGAGCACCTGAGTGAACCCCTGGTGCTTGGCCTCCTCGGCGGCGTAGAGGCTGGCCGCGTAGTTGCCCGGAGTCTTGGCGGCGCCCACGCCCCCTTCCACGGCCCGCACGTACTTGTCGACCACCAGGATCTTCACCGGGTTCATGCCTTCGGGGTAGTACGCGCCCACCGGCGACAGGATCACGAAGTAGAGATAGGACTTGGCCGGCCGGACGCCCAGGAACGGCTCGCTGGCGATGATGGTGGGTCGGATGTAGAGCGACGTCCCCACCGTGCCCGGCACCCAGTCGCGGTCGAGCCCGACCAGCGCCGTCAGCGACCTGAGGGCCAGGTCGGGATCGAGCGGCGGGATGCACATGCGCCGGGCGGAGCCGTTCATCCGCTCGATGTGCTTCTGGGGGCGGAAGAGGCGCACCTGGCCGTTCCGGGCCCGGAACGCTTTCAGCCCGTCGAAGATGCCCTGGGCGTAGTGCAGGAAAGACGCCGCCGGGTCCAGGGTCAGCGGCCCGTAGGGCTCGACGCGTGGATCGTACCAGCCCTTCTCCTCCTGGAAGTCCATCACGAATATGTGGTCGGTGAAGACGGTGCCGAAGCCAAGCTCGCTGTCCCCGGGCTTCGGTTTCCTCGTGGTCGCCCTGGTGATCCGGATCGCCTCGCTCATGGGCTGTCCTCGCTTAGAAGATGATCGGCTCGCGGTACACGCCGAAGACCTGCCGATAGACGTCGGAGATCTCGCCGAGGCTCGCGTAGTCCTTCACCGCATCGATCAGCACCGGCATCACGTTGTGGCCGTTGCGGCAGGCGTCCGCGAGCTGCTTGAGCCGCCGCTCCACCCTGGCCACGTTCCGCGCCGCCTTGAACCGCTGCACGCTCTCGATCTGCTCCCGCTCCACGCGCTCGTCGATGCGGAGGTAGTTGATGGGCTTCTCCTCCGCCATGACGTACTTGTTCACGCCGACGATCACCTTCTCCCCGCGGTCGTCCAGGAGCTGGTAGCGGTAGGCCGCATCGGCGATCTCCTTCTGGGGGAAGCCGGTGTCGATCGCCTTGATCATGCCGCCCATCGCGTCGATCTTGCGGATGTACTCCAGGGCGGCCGCCTCCATCCGATCGGTCAGCGACTCCAGATAATAGCCGCCGCCGAGCGGATCGATGGTCAGCGGCACGCCCGTTTCCTCGGCGAGGATCTGCTGGGTCCGGAGGGCGACGGTGACCGCCTCTTCGGTCGGCAGCGCCCACGTCTCGTCGTAAGAGTTGGTGT
It contains:
- a CDS encoding HIT family protein, with translation MSECVFCKIRDGQVPSLKIYEDERTLCFMDINPLNSGHCLVAPKAHAPTIFDADEEDLMAAIATAKRVAMALLRAVKPDGLNVLQANGAAAFQSVPHFHFHLIPRWTNDNKGFDWKLVPGDRNQIMKVGEKLRSVLAGQDHD
- a CDS encoding branched-chain amino acid aminotransferase; its protein translation is MSEAIRITRATTRKPKPGDSELGFGTVFTDHIFVMDFQEEKGWYDPRVEPYGPLTLDPAASFLHYAQGIFDGLKAFRARNGQVRLFRPQKHIERMNGSARRMCIPPLDPDLALRSLTALVGLDRDWVPGTVGTSLYIRPTIIASEPFLGVRPAKSYLYFVILSPVGAYYPEGMNPVKILVVDKYVRAVEGGVGAAKTPGNYAASLYAAEEAKHQGFTQVLWLDGRERKYLDEVGTMNIMLRVGDEVVTPPLTAGTILPGVTRDSALTLMREWGLWVSERQIAMDEVRAAAKNGTLREVWGTGTAAVISPVGELAYRGEQIVINGGKIGELTQRLYDAIVGIQYGTAPDSHGWTVEV